The Sinorhizobium chiapasense sequence CTGTCTCGCCGGCCGCGTGACGGCGAGCCGCCGCGTGGCGGGCACGCGCCATTTGGAATTGGAAATAGGCAAGGAACGGTCTTCGGTCGAAATCGAGTTGTCGCCCGAGCGCGCTTCGTTGGCTGATCGCACCCGAATCGCGTTCCGGCCCACCAAGTGGAAGCTGTTTCGCAGGGAGTAACTTGCACGTGCGGCTTCGCTTTAAATCCAGCGGGCGCGATCAGAGACTGGGTTCCAAGGTGGGCAGGAAATTCCCGGATGAACGTCAAAGAGAATAGGTCTTTCCCCGTATGATGCCTGCCGCGTCATCTGTTTACGTTGTGACAGTCAATTAAATTGATAGTTTATCTGAGCAAATAAATGGAGGTTCGAATGCTTTCGAATAAACTTGCCGGATTACTGAAACTTTCGCTCGTGCTAGGGAGCCTGCAGCTTGGTGCTGCTGCTCTCGCTCAGGCAGACACCACACTTCTGAACGTGTCCTATGATCCGACGCGGGAACTCTACAAGGACTTCAACGCCGCCTTCGCGGAAAAATGGAAGGCCGATACGGGCGAAACCGTCACGATCCAGACCTCTCACGGCGGCTCTGGCAAGCAGGCCCGCTCGGTGATCGACGGCCTCGAGGCCGATGTGGTGACGCTGGCACTCGAAGCCGATATCGACGCGATTGCACAGGCGACCGGCAAGATCCCGACCGACTGGAAGACCCGCCTCGAAAACAACAGCGCTCCCTACACGTCGACGATCATCTTCCTGGTCCGCAAGGGCAACCCCAAGGGCATCAAGGACTGGGGTGACCTGACCAAGGAAGGCATCCAGGTGATCACGCCGAACCCCAAGACTTCGGGCGGTGCACGCTGGAACTTCCTTGCCGCCTGGGCCTGGGCGCGCGCTGCCAACGGCGGCGACGATGCCAAGGCGCAGGAATATGTGACGCAACTCTTCAAGCACGTTCCGGTCCTCGATACCGGTGCGCGCGGCGCAACCACCACCTTCGTGCAGCGTGGCCTCGGTGACGTGCTGCTGGCCTGGGAAAATGAAGCCTATCTCTCGCTTGAAGAACTCGGCCCCGATAATTTCGAGATCGTCACGCCGTCGATTTCGATCAAGGCCGAGCCACCCGTGGCGCTCGTCGACGGCAATGTCGACAGCAAGGGCACGCGCAAAGTCGCGGAAGCCTACCTCAACTATCTCTACAGCGATGGCGGCCAGAAGCTCGCCGCCAAGCACTATTATCGGCCGTTCAAGCCGGAGCTTGCCGACCCCGCTGACATCAAGCGCTTTGCCGAGGTGAAGCTGGTCACTATCGACGAATTCGGCGGTTGGAAGGAAGCTCAGCCGAAATTCTTCGCCGATGGCGGAGTTTTCGACCAGATCTACAAGCCGGGACAATAATCGCATACGGCCCTTCGCAGCAGCACGCGATGGCGGTTTCTACAGCCGAGTGTCATTCCTGGTTCGGACTGGCGCTCGGCGTCACACTGATGACCCAAATTCTGCCCTCACCGAGGGCGATAGGCGCGCGAAGCGACGCCGCTCCCCCTATCGCAGGCGCCTTTCAGCCTCCGACGAAAAATGTTGTCCATTATTATATGATTTTAGTAGATTATTATTTGAGAGAGATGCCTGCGAGCCGATAGGGTGACACATCGGCAATCTCCATTGCCGTTCCCGGTTCGCGGGGCCGTAGGTGGCAGCCTTGCCCGATCAGGATGCACCGCTTTTGGGAGACTTTTCGATGAACGCAGCTATACGATACCTCGCAAAGATTGCCCTCGCCGGGGGTATTGCTCTTGGCCTCGCCACGGTTGCCGATGCGGAAGACAAGATCGTCAGGATAGGGTTCCAGAAGTATGGCACGCTCATTCTGCTGAAGACAAAGGGGCTGCTCGAGGAAAAGCTGGAGCCGCAGGGATATACGGTCGAGTGGACGGAATTTCCCGCCGGACCGCAACTCCTTGAGGCGCTCAACGTAGGTTCCGTCGATTTCGGTACGACGGGTGAAGCGCCTCCCATCTTTGCGCAGGCGGCCGGTGCCCCGCTCGTCTATGTCGGCTATGAGCCGCCGGCCCCGGAAGCGGAGGCGATCATCGTCCCGAAGGATAGCCCGCTCAAAGGGGTCGCCGACCTCAAGGGCAAGAAGGTCGCGCTGAACAAGGGCTCGAACGTCCACTATCTCTTGGTCAAGGCGCTCGAGAAGGCGGGGCTCTCCTATTCCGACATAGACGTTTCATTCCTGCCGCCGGCGGACGCGCGCGCCGCCTTCGAAAAGGGGGCCGTCGACGCTTGGGTGATTTGGGAGCCGTTCCTCGCAGCCGCCGAAGCCGCTACAGGCGCGAGACAGCTCGCGAATGGCACCGGCGTGGTCGACAACCACGAGTTCTATCTCGCTTCGCGCAACTTCATCAATGCGCATCCCGAGGTGGTCGATACCATTGTCGCGTCGCTTGGAGAGGTCGACACCTGGATCAATGCCAACCGCAGGGACGTTGCCGAGCAGTTCTCCCCGGCACTCGGTCTTCCGAAGGACGTGCTCGAAGTGGCCGTCGAGCGGCGGCAATACGGCGTAAAGCTGATCACGCCGGAGGTGGTCGCCGCGCAGCAGAAGATCGCCGACGTGTTTCATGAGCTCGGTCTTATCCCGTCGACGATCAAGATCGCCGACGCAGTCCAGAAGTGACCGTCGCCAACGAAACCCGGCCGGCGAGAAAGGCGTCCTGATGGCAACCCGTTTACCCCAACCCCGAAGCGCGGCGGCACTTACGTTCCTGGCTTCCTGGGCGCTGCCGCTGGGTCTTCTGGTCATATGGGAGATCGCCTCGCGCAGCGGACTATTGTCGATGCGTCTCCTGCCGGCGCCGAGCGCTGTCGCCGCGGCCTTTTTGGAAAGCGTGCGCAACGGCACGCTCCTAACGAATGCTGCGATCTCGACAGAGCGGGCTTTGAAGGGCCTCATCATCGGTGGCGGGATTGGTTTTGCCCTCGGTATCCTGGCCGGAATTTCAAGGCTTGTCGAAGTCGTGTTCGACACCTCGATGCAGATGCTCCGCAACGTACCGCATCTTGCCATTATCCCGCTCGTCATCCTGTGGTTCGGAATAGGCGAGGAGGCGAAGATCTTTCTCGTGGCTATCGGAACCGCCTTTCCGCTTTACCTGAATACGTTTCACGGAATTCGCACGATCGACGTCCGCTTGATCGAGATGGCACGCGTCTACGGGCTCGGCCGCCTGGCTCTGTTCTGGCGGGTGATCCTTCCGGGCGCTTTGCCCTCAATCCTGGTCGGTCTGCGATTTTCGCTCGGCATCATGTGGCTGACCCTCATCGTCGCCGAGACGATCTCGTCGACCTCGGGTATCGGCTACATGACCATGAACGCGCGGGAATTTCTGCAGACCGATGTCGTCGTGCTCGGCGTCATTGTCTACGCGCTGCTCGGCAAGGTTGCCGATACCATCACCCGCCTGATTGAGGCACGCGCGCTCGCCTGGCATCCCGCCTATCGAATGAACACAACCGGGGAAGCGACATCATGAGCGAGCCTGCATCCGATCTTCGTCTGCGTGGCCGGCCCTTTCTCCGGGAAGTGCCGGCCCCGACCGAGCGGACCGTCGTCAGCGAGCCGGATCCGCGGAAGCAGGAGGAACGGCCGGTAAATGGGAAGACCGTGCTCCTCGATGGATTGTCGAAATCGTTCGCGAGCAGGCGAGTGCTCTCGCGGTTGAATCTGGAGATTCCGGCCGGCCAATTGCTGGCGATCGTTGGGCGATCCGGTTGCGGCAAGTCCACGCTTCTGCGTCTCATTGCCGGCCTCGACCGGCCGAGCAGCGGTATGATTTCAGTGGGCGGCGCTGAGGTAAAGTCGCTTCAGTCGAATGTGCGGCTTCTGTTTCAAGATGCGAGGCTGCTTCCCTGGCATCGGGTAATCAGCAATGTCGGGATCGCTCGGACGAAGAATTGGCGCGATAGCGCCGCGGCGGCTCTAGCCGATGTCGGGCTTGCGGATCGGGCAAATGACTGGCCGGCCGTTCTTTCGGGGGGCCAGGCCCAGCGCGTTGCCCTTGCGCGCGCCCTGGTGAGCCGGCCGGGCGTCCTCCTGCTGGACGAACCATTCGGGGCTCTCGATGCGCTCACGCGCATGGAGATGCACCGCCTTCTGGAACGCATCTGGCACGAGCACGGCTTTACGACGGTTCTAATCACGCATGATGTCGCCGAGGCGGTCGCACTTGCTGATCGGGTGATCGTCCTGCGCGACGGCGCGATCGCCCTCGACATGCCGATCGACCTTCCCCGCCCGCGTCGTGGGGCGGCGGACACCTCAGCCGTCTCATTGCAGGCGCGAATTCTCGACGAGGTATAGGCGAACCATGGTTCCGTCAGCATGGAAATGTAGGTCAATCCGCTGCCGGTGATAGAGCTCCGAAGGCTGCTGTTCCACGAGCAGGTGGACGACTTGGCCCCGCGGACGTAAGTGGCAGTGGCCCTCTAGAAGGAGATCGCGCGCATGAGGTCAGTGGTTCCGGACATCGAAACTCTCATTCTTCCGGGGCTCAATGGATCGCCCGAAGATCATTGGCAGCGTCATTGGGCGCGGGACAATACGGACAGCCAAATTGTCGAGCAGGACAACTGGACCTGTCCCGATCTGGACAGTTGGATGGGGTGCCTCGAAAGCGCGATTGAAGCCAGCCCGGGCCGTATCGGGCTGGTCGCCCATAGCCTCGGCTGTGTGCTAGCAGCAAAACTTGCGAACCATCGCCTTGCATCACGCGTGCGTTGCGCACTGCTGGTGGCGCCATGTGACCTCGAGACGACGGAGAAGCTGCATCCCTGCATGATTACCTTCGGCTCCATGCCACGGTCGCGGCTGCCGTTCCCGAGCCTCGTCGTCGGAAGTCTCAACGATCCTTACATGTCCGTGGAAAGACTACGCCTTACGGCCCGCTGCTGGGGGAGCGCTCTCATCGATCTCGGCGAGGCCGGGCATATCAACATTGCTAGTGGCTACGGGCGCTGGAAAGCCGGATATGGATTGTTCGGCCTTCTCAGGTCACCGCCGTTCTCGATGATGTACTCGCTCTCATCCGAACCCGGATTGCGACCGGGCTATAGTATGACGTGCTAGGTGTCACGATTGCCTCAAAAGTCAGCGGGCAGCCCGCGTCGCCAATTATGGACAAGCTCCGTCTTTACGACATTGATCCCGCGGCCAGAAGAATCTGGTCGGTATAGGTTTCAGGTTGAAGGCCGGCACCTTCTCGCACAAAGCGTCGGAGGGACGAATTTAGTCACGACCGTCACGGCCGAGAAGCCGTATGCGACGGATCTCACCGACAACAGGGCGGCGGCATTGGTGATCATTGTTCGGCCAGGGACTTGCACATTAAACTATCTACTCAGTAAGAAATGATAGACGTCTCTGCGCGCGCACCCGGCGCGTGTACGATCGACACCCATCCGAGTCCCACAATGCTTACGAAAAAGGCAAGTACGGATTGAAGGCGCTTGTGGCTCTGGCGCGCCTTGGTCCTGGAGAAACCGCGTTCGTCACGGAGATTGCGACGCGCAACGATATTCCGAAGAAGTTCCTCGACACCACCTTCCTGGAACTGCGCAACACCGGCATCCTGCGTTCGAAGAAGGGCCCCAACGGCGGCTATTCGCTGTCGAAGCCCGCCACGGAGATCATGATCGGCCAGGTCATCCGCGCGCTTGACGGTCCGCTTGCTCCGATCCGCTGTGCGAGCCGAACCGCCTTCGAGGCCTGCGACGATTGCAACGATCCGGTCGGCAGGTCGCCGCCTGCAGGATCGTTACACGCGATCGGGCAAGCAGAAGCGCATCGCGATTAGGGCAAGCACCGAGTCGGCCGGCACGCTCGCCTCTCCGAACCGACAAAGTGCCGGCTCGCCGGTACGCACGACACGTCCCTCCGACTCAACGTCGCGGTCGGGTGACCGGCTTCAGGACGCTGCGGTTGCCACCTTGACGCTGTCATCGTTTACAGCTTCAGGACGCCGGCGTGTGCGGCTCCGTTCGCCGGTCACCGAAACGGCCGGAGCGCCCTCGACCGTGACGCGCCGCACCAGTCGCTTCGCGTCGCCATAGTCATTGATGGCGTAGTGCTGCGTGGCGCGGTTGTCCCAGATCGCAACGTCACCCGCCCGCCACCGCCAGCGCACCGTGTTTTCGAGCTGTATCGAGCGGTTCTGGAGGATCTCGAATATTCGCGTCGACTCCGCGGTCGACAGCCCTATGAGCCTCTTGATAAAATGTCCGAGCAGCAGTGACCGTTCGCCGGTCTGCGGGTGCACATGCACAAGGGGATGCTCGGCCTCGAAGACCGAGGAGACGAAAACGTTCTCGTGATGCTTCAGCCGCTCCTGGTCGATGGTCGGGCGGACCGCAGCGTAATCGTAGTCGTTGCTATGGACTGCCCAGAGCTGCTCTGCCAATTGTTTCAGGGCAGGCGAAAGCTGGTCGTAGGCCGCCACTGAATTTGCCCAAACAGTGTCACCACCAAATTCCGGCACGATCACCGCACGCAGCACCGAGATCTTGGGGAAGGATTCGACGAAGGTCACGTCCGTGTGCCACGAATCGGCTCGACCACCGCCGCCGGCAGAATCGAGTTCGAAGATGCGAGTGCCTTGCGGTGAAGGAACAGTGGGATGCGCCACTACCTTGCCGAAAAGAGCACCGAAAGCCTCGTGCGACGCGTCGTCGAGGTGGTCCTGGTCTCGCAGAAAAATGACCTTATGCTTCAGGAGAGCCCGCTCAAGCTCTGCGAAGACGTCCGGGTCAAGCGAACCACCGAGCTTGACGCCTGTCACTTCGGCTCCGATCCGTCCAGCAACCGGTTTGATACCGATCCGCTCGAAGGGCTTGTCGAGAGCAACGACCTGGCCTGTCATGGGTGCTATCTCCTCTTGTTTGGCCGGCTGCGGAATACCCGCCACGGGTAGCTGCACGGCCTTGCCGATTGCTCAACTTTAGCTGCAAGAATGTCTACAGATAAGGTAGATTATTCCGATCTTACCAGGCATCCGGTCACGGAATTGATGAAACTTTCGGAGATTTTAGAACATCTTGCGATTGCACTCGAAAACTGGTTGTCGGCATCAATCTCGGTGGGTCGAGTGTGATCTCGGTCAGTGGAAGTGCTCAAGGTGGCGGCAACATCATCATCATGGTCGACGGCATTTCCATGTTCGAATGCCGCGGCTCAATCGCACACCGGTGTGTTGCTGATCACTGTAACGCAAGTGTTCTAAGGCGCAGTAATGACATGCCGATTGACTGCGTGTCAGTGCATTCGATGATGCCGTAACCAGCCCTTTGGCAATTTATTGCGTGTTTGCGCTGTTACCGATTCCTAAGATGGGACGAACCATCAGGAAACGCCATGATCGCTCTCAGCCTCAAGATCAATGCAGCACGCAGCAGCCTTGCCGTCACATGGGACGATGGGCTTGTTTCTGACATCCCGGCGCCGGTGCTGCGCGCCCATAGCCGCGCCGCAAGCCAGGTGCGCGCCGAGATCGAAGGTCGTGCCGCTTCATTCGAGGGGGTGACGCTTACGGGCGCTGAAGCAATCGGGGCCTATGCCGTGCGCCTGGTTTTCTCCGATGGCCACGACCGCGGCATCTACCCTTGGGAGTATCTGCGCTCGCTCGCCAATTCATGAGTTCGAGGAAAGAGAATGGACAATTTTGTCGAAGGTCTCACGGAAGTTACCTGCGACGTGCTGGTGATCGGCGGAGGAACCGCCGGGCCGATGGCCGCGCTCAAGGCCAAGCAGAAGAACCCGG is a genomic window containing:
- a CDS encoding sulfate ABC transporter substrate-binding protein, whose translation is MLSNKLAGLLKLSLVLGSLQLGAAALAQADTTLLNVSYDPTRELYKDFNAAFAEKWKADTGETVTIQTSHGGSGKQARSVIDGLEADVVTLALEADIDAIAQATGKIPTDWKTRLENNSAPYTSTIIFLVRKGNPKGIKDWGDLTKEGIQVITPNPKTSGGARWNFLAAWAWARAANGGDDAKAQEYVTQLFKHVPVLDTGARGATTTFVQRGLGDVLLAWENEAYLSLEELGPDNFEIVTPSISIKAEPPVALVDGNVDSKGTRKVAEAYLNYLYSDGGQKLAAKHYYRPFKPELADPADIKRFAEVKLVTIDEFGGWKEAQPKFFADGGVFDQIYKPGQ
- a CDS encoding sulfonate ABC transporter substrate-binding protein — protein: MNAAIRYLAKIALAGGIALGLATVADAEDKIVRIGFQKYGTLILLKTKGLLEEKLEPQGYTVEWTEFPAGPQLLEALNVGSVDFGTTGEAPPIFAQAAGAPLVYVGYEPPAPEAEAIIVPKDSPLKGVADLKGKKVALNKGSNVHYLLVKALEKAGLSYSDIDVSFLPPADARAAFEKGAVDAWVIWEPFLAAAEAATGARQLANGTGVVDNHEFYLASRNFINAHPEVVDTIVASLGEVDTWINANRRDVAEQFSPALGLPKDVLEVAVERRQYGVKLITPEVVAAQQKIADVFHELGLIPSTIKIADAVQK
- a CDS encoding ABC transporter permease subunit, whose protein sequence is MATRLPQPRSAAALTFLASWALPLGLLVIWEIASRSGLLSMRLLPAPSAVAAAFLESVRNGTLLTNAAISTERALKGLIIGGGIGFALGILAGISRLVEVVFDTSMQMLRNVPHLAIIPLVILWFGIGEEAKIFLVAIGTAFPLYLNTFHGIRTIDVRLIEMARVYGLGRLALFWRVILPGALPSILVGLRFSLGIMWLTLIVAETISSTSGIGYMTMNAREFLQTDVVVLGVIVYALLGKVADTITRLIEARALAWHPAYRMNTTGEATS
- a CDS encoding ATP-binding cassette domain-containing protein — its product is MSEPASDLRLRGRPFLREVPAPTERTVVSEPDPRKQEERPVNGKTVLLDGLSKSFASRRVLSRLNLEIPAGQLLAIVGRSGCGKSTLLRLIAGLDRPSSGMISVGGAEVKSLQSNVRLLFQDARLLPWHRVISNVGIARTKNWRDSAAAALADVGLADRANDWPAVLSGGQAQRVALARALVSRPGVLLLDEPFGALDALTRMEMHRLLERIWHEHGFTTVLITHDVAEAVALADRVIVLRDGAIALDMPIDLPRPRRGAADTSAVSLQARILDEV
- a CDS encoding RBBP9/YdeN family alpha/beta hydrolase, with translation MRSVVPDIETLILPGLNGSPEDHWQRHWARDNTDSQIVEQDNWTCPDLDSWMGCLESAIEASPGRIGLVAHSLGCVLAAKLANHRLASRVRCALLVAPCDLETTEKLHPCMITFGSMPRSRLPFPSLVVGSLNDPYMSVERLRLTARCWGSALIDLGEAGHINIASGYGRWKAGYGLFGLLRSPPFSMMYSLSSEPGLRPGYSMTC
- a CDS encoding RrF2 family transcriptional regulator: MKALVALARLGPGETAFVTEIATRNDIPKKFLDTTFLELRNTGILRSKKGPNGGYSLSKPATEIMIGQVIRALDGPLAPIRCASRTAFEACDDCNDPVGRSPPAGSLHAIGQAEAHRD
- a CDS encoding TauD/TfdA dioxygenase family protein — translated: MTGQVVALDKPFERIGIKPVAGRIGAEVTGVKLGGSLDPDVFAELERALLKHKVIFLRDQDHLDDASHEAFGALFGKVVAHPTVPSPQGTRIFELDSAGGGGRADSWHTDVTFVESFPKISVLRAVIVPEFGGDTVWANSVAAYDQLSPALKQLAEQLWAVHSNDYDYAAVRPTIDQERLKHHENVFVSSVFEAEHPLVHVHPQTGERSLLLGHFIKRLIGLSTAESTRIFEILQNRSIQLENTVRWRWRAGDVAIWDNRATQHYAINDYGDAKRLVRRVTVEGAPAVSVTGERSRTRRRPEAVNDDSVKVATAAS
- a CDS encoding DUF971 domain-containing protein, producing the protein MIALSLKINAARSSLAVTWDDGLVSDIPAPVLRAHSRAASQVRAEIEGRAASFEGVTLTGAEAIGAYAVRLVFSDGHDRGIYPWEYLRSLANS